Proteins encoded together in one Acanthochromis polyacanthus isolate Apoly-LR-REF ecotype Palm Island chromosome 12, KAUST_Apoly_ChrSc, whole genome shotgun sequence window:
- the LOC110954855 gene encoding vitelline membrane outer layer protein 1 homolog produces the protein MVRLFTVVAVLAVLSSGFCEKTFLQRAGVAFSNREYRSMLTVPNGEQFGSWTWPEMCPENFFAVGFSVRVESNQYGSDDTALNGIRLICARDEDRSFLYTVESHTGYFGDWSQPQYCPSGVLTSFQLRVEPHQGLFGDDTTVNNIKFRCSSNPMLEAPGMNWGEYGHWSAECTDGGICGIESKMEEYQYALDDSTLNDVRFHCCAKSQQ, from the exons ATGGTACGTCTGTTCACCGTGGTGGCCGTGCTGGCGGTGCTGTCCAGCGGGTTTTGTGAGAAGACCTTTTTGCAGCGAGCTGGTGTGGCCTTCAGCAACAGAGAGTACAGATCTATGCTCACTGTGCCTAATGGAGAGCAGTTTGGGAGCTGGACCTGGCCAGAGATGTGTCCAGAGAATTTCTTTGCTGTTGGATTCAGTGTCAGG GTGGAGTCTAACCAGTACGGTTCGGATGACACAGCCCTGAATGGGATCCGCCTCATCTGCGCCAGAGATGAGGACCGCAGCTTTCTGTACACGGTTGAGTCCCACACTGGATA CTTCGGTGACTGGTCCCAACCTCAGTACTGCCCCAGCGGTGTGCTCACCTCTTTCCAGCTTCGTGTGGAGCCCCATCAGGGTCTGTTTGGCGACGACACGACCGTCAACAACATCAAATTCCGCTGCAGCAGTAACCCGATGCTGGAGGCACCTGGCATGAACTGGGGAGAGTACGGCCACTGGAGCGCAGAGTGTACTGATGGAGGAATCTGTGGCATCGAGAGCAAGATGGAAGAATACCAGTACGCCCTGGACGACTCCACTCTCAATGATGTGCGCTTCCATTGCTGTGCCAAATCTCAGCAG
- the LOC110954874 gene encoding H-2 class II histocompatibility antigen, A-U alpha chain-like — MKVFSVFLLIWLPQGCQGKRLLRFLTFCQRDVPGDGQFDIESDGDQLLYVDPVTYLAVPHLPEFEEQWSPDPGLAKSAYISLGTCKYNIPRATKGEKAPPEVIASPFSQIYSKQETELGVPNTLICFVNDFHPPFVDITWTKNGQLVDRSEISQTQYYSNSDFSFRTMSYLNFTPQENDIYTCSVHHISLQSPLTRFWEVEGPADQQAAATAVCVCGVILGLIGVVTGVWFIRKANRCG; from the exons ATGAAGGTGTTCTCAGTGTTTCTGCTTATTTGGCTTCCACAAGGCTGTCAAG GTAAACGCTTGCTCCGCTTTTTGACCTTCTGTCAGAGGGACGTGCCAGGAGATGGACAGTTCGATATCGAGTCTGATGGCGATCAGCTCCTCTATGTCGACCCCGTCACCTACCTGGCTGTTCCACATCTGCCAGAGTTTGAAGAACAGTGGAGCCCTGATCCTGGCCTGGCCAAATCTGCCTACATATCCCTGGGTACCTGCAAGTACAACATCCCCCGTGCCACAAAGGGAGAGAAGGCGCCTCCAGAGGTCATAG CCAGCCCTTTCTCCCAGATCTACTCAAAGCAGGAGACGGAGCTCGGGGTGCCCAACACTCTCATCTGCTTCGTCAACGACTTCCACCCGCCTTTTGTCGACATCACCTGGACCAAGAATGGACAGCTGGTGGACCGGAGCGAGATCAGCCAGACTCAATACTACTCCAACAGCGACTTCAGCTTCCGCACCATGTCCTACCTGAACTTCACACCGCAGGAGAACGACATCTACACCTGCAGCGTGCACCACATCAGCCTGCAGAGCCCTCTCACCAGGTTCTGGG aggTTGAAGGACCTGCAGACCAGCAGGCTGCAGCAACAGCCGTGTGTGTTTGCGGTGTGATCCTGGGTCTGATTGGTGTCGTCACAGGAGTCTGGTTCATCAGGAAAGCCAACAGGTGCGGCTAG